The Hyperolius riggenbachi isolate aHypRig1 chromosome 3, aHypRig1.pri, whole genome shotgun sequence genome window below encodes:
- the MANSC1 gene encoding MANSC domain-containing protein 1, protein MFVSAPCLPRALLFSTLLWISAAFPSSEECKPNSLPDMKIDIRLAVAKGVRFTDPINAANEEECVTACCMEQSSAGGRDCNLAVFDTRTSSKSENCYMFLCPEPEACPMVPIQGVLSYSLWTENPSMEKNGPDLDDGHLKTSKSKSSGKVQSKKPAPAIHSAFAFESDSEEEPISNQKGSDKPSPVHPQSKTDEVKHLDLEGGEDHPRMGQSSSGKKPDPNIHSSYPAESLEEPSHHDLVEQSSQPKFQSQSRTTETKLPTNQDDDMPDHITSQLLNLAENIEKQLGKIATKPEQGRGSDESSMGISDLPMSPESGGVPSMKIQPKDSKKLPLDTKKSKPSKVVEDNSESLEIDYQTLDHQTKTTSDRTTYKVTTTVPKPFPHTKPSFATFKGSKVPIKVPSSETKNTKIASSHHSANASNTATVVKNVQTGNHTTTEQTPTSKTTHQTKFVRPETRHDFALTLPSKGTNSTLKIEAHPFSSKDMKSSDQSVPKPDCLEQKDTSATAVVLKEVPQNLDARGTPQNYSDKSGLVAALIFGVVFLVVVIGLVTRKVSEARRRHQYTKLDYLINGMYVDT, encoded by the exons ATGTTTGTCTCTGCACCCTGCCTCCCCCGAGCTTTGCTCTTCTCCACCCTGCTTTGGATCAGTGCTGCTTTCCCCAGCTCCGAGGAATGTAAACCCAATTCGCTGCCGGATATGAAGATTGATATCCGCTTAGCCGTGGCAAAGGGAGTGCGGTTTACAGATCCCATCAATGCTGCCAATGAGGAAGagtgtgtgactgcatgctgcaTGGAGCAGAGTAGCGCAG GTGGTCGGGACTGCAACCTTGCTGTATTTGACACCAGAACAAGCAGTAAGTCAGAAAACTGCTACATGTTCCTGTGCCCAGAGCCAGAAGCCTGTCCGATGGTCCCTATCCAGGGGGTTCTGAGCTACAGCCTCTGGACAG AAAATCCCAGCATGGAAAAAAATGGCCCTGACCTGGATGACGGTCATTTGAAGACCTCAAAATCCAAGAGTAGTGGGAAGGTACAGAGCAAAAAGCCTGCTCCTGCCATTCACTCAGCATTTGCTtttgagtctgattctgaagaggaGCCTATTTCTAATCAAAAGGGCTCAGATAAACCTTCACCTGTTCATCCACAGAGTAAGACAGATGAGGTCAAACATCTGGATTTGGAGGGTGGAGAAGACCACCCCAGAATGGGGCAAAGCTCTTCAGGTAAGAAGCCAGATCCTAACATTCACTCATCATACCCTGCAGAATCACTGGAGGAGCCAAGTCACCATGACCTGGTTGAACAGAGCTCACAGCCCAAATTTCAATCACAAAGCAGGACTACTGAGACTAAACTACCTACTAATCAGGATGATGACATGCCAGACCATATCACTTCCCAGCTGCTTAATCTGGCTGAGAATATTGAAAAACAGCTAGGGAAGATTGCAACCAAACCTGAGCAAGGTAGAGGTTCTGATGAATCCTCAATGGGCATTTCTGACTTGCCTATGAGTCCTGAGTCAGGTGGGGTTCCATCGATGAAGATTCAACCCAAGGACTCCAAGAAACTTCCACTGGACACTAAAAAGTCAAAGCCTAGCAAGGTCGTTGAGGACAACTCTGAGAGCCTTGAGATTGATTACCAAACACTGGATCACCAGACAAAAACTACATCAGATAGAACCACCTACAAAGTCACCACCACTGTaccaaaacctttcccacacacaAAACCCAGTTTTGCCACATTCAAGGGCagtaaagtgcccattaaagtgcCAAGTTCTGAGACAAAGAACACAAAGATTGCCTCCAGTCACCATAGTGCCAATGCTTCTAACACAGCCACTGTTGTGAAAAATGTGCAGACTGGTAACCACACCACCACTGAGCAGACCCCCACCTCCAAGACTACCCATCAAACCAAGTTTGTCCGACCAGAGACTCGCCATGATTTTGCTCTGACTTTGCCCTCAAAAGGTACAAACTCTACCCTAAAAATTGAGGCCCATCCCTTTTCCAGTAAGGACATGAAGAGTTCTGACCAGTCTGTCCCTAAACCTGATTGTCTGGAACAGAAGGACACCTCTGCTACTGCTGTGGTCCTTAAAGAAGTCCCCCAGAATCTTGACGCCCGGGGAACCCCTCAAAATTACAGTGATAAAAGTGGTTTGGTGGCTGCCCTGATTTTTGGAGTGGTGTTTTTGGTGGTGGTCATTGGCTTGGTCACCCGCAAGGTGTCTGAAGCCCGACGTCGGCACCAGTACACCAAACTGGACTATCTGATCAATGGAATGTATGTTGACACTTGA